The Carassius auratus strain Wakin chromosome 30, ASM336829v1, whole genome shotgun sequence region CACAATTACTGTTGGGGGGGGGGTGCAGGCTTCGACCTGTCAGTGAGCTAAAAGCATGCAGAAAGTGTGCCCAATTTTTACTGTTTATTCAAATGTTACTGAAAatcatctgtatttttttaataaatagtataaatgCGTATTTATATTTCAGACGATACTAAACTCCATGCACAAATACCAGCCAAGATTTCACATTGTGAGAGCCAACGACATCCTGAAACTCCCATACAGCACGTTCAGGACCTACGTGTTCCCCGAGACAGATTTCATTGCTGTCACTGCCTACCAGAACGATAAGGTTGGTCTGAAGTTTGTGTGTTGCATCTGCTGCGCTGAATATTTAATAGCATACACCGTGGCCTTACAGGAGAAGTAATGTTTGGTGCTTTCAGTACTTTTGTCtagaacatattattattatgcagtgcATTTCCACAATATTAGCTGTGTCACTGTGAGGCCTACATCATATAACAAAGCCTAATACTACAGAAAACAAACATGCATCATTCTTTTACTTTCTCCTGTTTGACACACGGGTTAcatttcatgcattatttatttatatgagtcAAAAAAATCAGAAGATCTTCAACAGTTTGTTCAcgtaaacctgtgtgtgtgtgtgtgtgtgtgtgtgtcagaatgagaagagggagggaggaaggacTGGAGGACTAGCCAAAGTGGGAGGGActgaagaagagaaaaagagattCAAAAAttatgtgtgtgcgcgtgcatgtgtgtgttcatttattagtAAAATGCTGAAATATAACGTAACCCTGGAAAATACTGTTAATGCACTAAATGCATATGGGGTGTCGGGGTGTCAGGGTGGGGAGACAGAATTCATGTTGAGAGGTTGTAGATAATAAAAACGTTCTCAATATTTATGAGCTGGAAATGCCCCCGTGTTTCCTACAAATACCAAAGTTTGAGACAAGTCACTGCAGGCGTAATATGGGTTTTTAATGCAGAACAAGCATATAGGCCAGCCCTATAAACTATAAAATCCTAAAGTAATCGAAGTGACTCATACAGCTGTAGTGCATTTCGAATATGTTTCAATAAGCTGCAAATAATAAAGCATCAGTTGGTTAATAACACAACTGAAAAACCTTGCAGTTATCTTTATTCATGTTATTTTGTTTCCATGTTATTATATTTCAGATAACACAACTGAAAATTGATCACAATCCTTTTGCAAAAGGATTTCGTGACACTGGAAatgggagacgtgaaaaaaggtaGGACTGAACGAACTGCTCATTTCACCCTGTAGCTACTACAATAGCATTCCTTCACGTCCTCAAGTTCAGGACACTGTTAGTTATTATTGCAGAAAGATCGGTTCATTTTAATCTTAAAGAAGAAAGATGAACTAAAAACTCAAGAACAACTCTAATGCAACGCGAAGGTGGTTTACTCTGAAATCGTTTCTCACTTTTCCGTCTTCGCCTTTtatttcacacagaaaacagctggcTCTGCAATCGATGCGTTCGTATGAGGAGCAGCAGAAGAAAGAGAACGGGACATCTGATGATTCCTCAGGCGAACAGTCCTTCAAATGCTTTCGCCAGGCTTCGTCTCCTGTGGTCTCAACTGTTGGCCAGAATAACTCAAAAGGTAGGAGAATCTGATAAACCGTGTGtgcattaaacaaacatttacttTCAGATCATAATCTAGCTTTCTCTTACAGAATCGCCCAATTATTTCCCTGGACACGAATGCAAATCCTTTTGTGAACGACTGCTAATTAGAGagcagcacatattttttttggcgtaaattagaatgtcaagaCGAATCAAGTTGCCACACATTAAATCCCCAAATCTCCCATGCATGTTACTATGAGGGCACAAAATTAGTATTTATTTCACGTGCATTTTGCATTGCCTCTGACTGTGCTTTTACTGATTATAAACGACATGCATGTGCTGTCTTGCGgtctgtatttataaaaatataaattggaTTCTCTCGATTAAATAGTCTTTCGCACTCTTGCAGATTTTTGCGACAGTGATGAAGATAGCGACGACGAAGACAAAGATGGAAACGTGAAAGAGGGACCAGACTCGAGCAAAATCTCCACCACGACCGAGGACCCCAAGGATCACGATGCGAGTTTAAGCAAAAGTCTGCTTGGGGAGAGTGACTCTGTCCCGCGGAGAACCGAGAAGATCCGGGACTCTCGGCAGAGTCCCATCACGCTCATCTCTAGCACCACTCGGTCCGGTGAGGAGCTCAAGAGCCCGGATCACGCCAAAACAGACGACTGCCGGACACTGAGCAAAGAAAATTACATGCCATTGACTGTGCAAACAGATGGCGCTGCGCACTTAAATCAAAACCACTTGCACAATTTGGGATTTCCGCCGGGTTTGGCCGGGCAGCAGTTTTTCAGTCACTTGGGTGGTGCCCATCCGTTTCTCCTGCACCCGGGTCAGTTCAGTATGGGAGGCGCGTTCTCAAACATGGCCGCAGGGATGGGCCCTTTACTGGCAGCTGTTTCCTCCGGAGGGGTCAGCTCACTGGACACGAGCAGCATGACATCACCCTCGCAAAGCCTGACGGGAACACCGCTGCCCTTCCACCTTCAGCAACATGTTCTGGCGTCGCAGGTAAGATCACAGATGCTTCTTTAGTCCTGACCTGTAGCTCGTGCATGAACAATCAAAAGTATTTTAGTGCTTTTTGTAGTTACATTTGAGACTTAAGGGGGGAAAATGAGGTGTGGCAAATCTTGCAGTGTTTAATGGTCTTTGTTGCGCAGTCCATAAATTGTCAGCAAATATAGAACAACTGACAACTGTTGCTGGAGATTAGCAATAAAACTGTTCCTGACGGATGTGCGCGGACAGTAATATGTCGCaattaatctgtaaaaaaaagtgAGAGAAAGCTGTTAATGACGATTTCTACCAagcagaattatatatatatataattttcttctaaaatgtgcatctgtttatgttcagttatttcgcTTTAATAGCAATGACAAGAACCTATTCATAATGAAATCTACACTAGGAGCCTgagaaaaaaatttcattttagaAGAAAAGTCAAACTGCACTTaaaaggcttttgcatctgaactctttatATGTCTAAatactacagagagagagagagagagagtaaaaccatttttaaatcaaatcaaagtcAAGTTTGTAATGATCGAATCAAGCTAAAAGTGTTTTTGTGGGTTAATCTTGATGGATCTTTCAGGTGACTTGCACGTTATCATATTTAACACTATTTATGCATGTCGTGTGTGTTTTTGCTTCAATGGACAAGGTGTAAATATAAATTAGGTACAAGGAAACGAAATAGCAGGATTTAATAAAGTTGCATATTCTGATTTTCTTTTAATGACAATTATGCcataaattattaattgtgaCCTCTGGTTTTGATGAAGAATTCAGCTTTAATGTAGGCTATTCCCTTAAGTCATACTTTACAGAGCCAAATGTTTCAGTTGTTGatgttgtgtctgtgtctgtagggTCTGGCCATGTCTCCCTTCGGAGGTCTCTTCCCGTATCCCTACACGTACATGGCCGCCGCCGCCGCTTCTTCATCCGTTCATCGTCATCCGTTTCTGAACGCGGTGCGGCCCCGGTTACGGTACAGCCCTTACTCTTTACCGAATGTCCCCGACTGCACTTTGCTCACGACAGCCGTCCCGCCGGTGGCGAGCAGTGCCATGGATCTGAAGGGAGACGGGGGGACGGGGAGTCTGGACTCGGAGTCTGGCTCGGTGTCAGTGTCACCGAAACCGTGCACCGAGAAAGATTCGAGCAGCGAGCTCCAGAGCATCCAGCGCCTGGTCAGCGGACTCGAGTCCAAACCGGACAGAGCGCGCAGTGTGTCCCCGTAGACCCCACCGACGAGAGAGCGAGCCGTGCACCACGGACCGGCCTCGGAGAACACGATTAGACTTTAAATGCACTTtgctaaaacaaataaacacgTAAATGTATGTTGttcttttgtttaattaaaacagtaactttgcccccccccccccccccccatatgaATGCCAGAGAAGTATTGAACAGTGACCAGTCTGACAGAGACTGAATGAAGCTGCTGCTCCTCTTTATGTTAAAAGTTCAGGGTGACGGTGATTTATTTTAAGATGCACTCTGAATCGGTTCCTGCTTTGTTTGATATCTCTTTATCGGATGTGTTTGcaaacatattaataaattaaataagttacCGCAGGCATACTGCATGTCAAAGATTAGACTTGATCAAGACTGCtgggtatttttttgtttttttgtttttaatgctttcGTCTGTACTGTTCAAAACGCAAATTCACCAAGAACGCAATCTTCACTACAGTTTTAAGAATATTTTGCAATGTTAAGGAGTTcaatctttacacacacacacacacacacacacacatatgttcgATTCATTTTTGTGTGGAAATGAGGAAGGCAGTCTAGTCATTTTATTCTTTTTCCAAAGTCAATGAATCCACAGACCACTGATTAATCGAGACGCGGTACTAAATTACTCTGAAATGCAGCTTCGGGATGAAACGGGAAAAGGGATCATATGgctataataaatacaaatgtaaataacgatatatatattacatatttatgtaattatttcatATGAATATTGCTTGTAAATAGAACTGaaattctttgtttgtttgtttgtgtttgtttgaggGAGCTTAACTTAATTTATTGTTGATATGTGTATAGTATGTGAGCATTGTCCTTGTTGATTCTCATCTGCGCCTGGATTCCACCTGTAACAGCACAGAGCTAGTTTCTCTACAGACAGATATAATGTGCCATCGTTTTGATTAACTGTTGTGTGTTTAAGTGCTTGGGTTCAAACTAATTAAAGGCGATAACACAATGCATCAATGGCTTGAAAATAATCACACTTTTATTTCACAGCAACTTCAAATGCTTTAGTCCAAGCGTGTGTTCAAATTAAGTTTTTGTGACCTATGAGTCTAAACTgccccaaaaaatattttaaaaaca contains the following coding sequences:
- the LOC113048742 gene encoding T-box transcription factor TBX3-like isoform X2: MSFPMRDPVIQGSSMAYHPFLPHRGPEFAMSAMLGHQPPFFPALGLPPSGSLSLPGALGKPIMEQLMGAAETGLHFSSLGHHTAHLRPLKTLEPEEEVEDDPKVHLEAKELWELFHKRGTEMVITKSGRRMFPPFKVRCTGLDKKAKYILLMDIVAADDCRYKFHNSRWMVAGKADPEMPKRMYIHPDSPATGEQWMSKVVNFHKLKLTNNISDKHGFTILNSMHKYQPRFHIVRANDILKLPYSTFRTYVFPETDFIAVTAYQNDKITQLKIDHNPFAKGFRDTGNGRREKRKQLALQSMRSYEEQQKKENGTSDDSSGEQSFKCFRQASSPVVSTVGQNNSKDFCDSDEDSDDEDKDGNVKEGPDSSKISTTTEDPKDHDASLSKSLLGESDSVPRRTEKIRDSRQSPITLISSTTRSGEELKSPDHAKTDDCRTLSKENYMPLTVQTDGAAHLNQNHLHNLGFPPGLAGQQFFSHLGGAHPFLLHPGQFSMGGAFSNMAAGMGPLLAAVSSGGVSSLDTSSMTSPSQSLTGTPLPFHLQQHVLASQGLAMSPFGGLFPYPYTYMAAAAASSSVHRHPFLNAVRPRLRYSPYSLPNVPDCTLLTTAVPPVASSAMDLKGDGGTGSLDSESGSVSVSPKPCTEKDSSSELQSIQRLVSGLESKPDRARSVSP
- the LOC113048742 gene encoding T-box transcription factor TBX3-like isoform X1; its protein translation is MSFPMRDPVIQGSSMAYHPFLPHRGPEFAMSAMLGHQPPFFPALGLPPSGSLSLPGALGKPIMEQLMGAAETGLHFSSLGHHTAHLRPLKTLEPEEEVEDDPKVHLEAKELWELFHKRGTEMVITKSGRRMFPPFKVRCTGLDKKAKYILLMDIVAADDCRYKFHNSRWMVAGKADPEMPKRMYIHPDSPATGEQWMSKVVNFHKLKLTNNISDKHGFVSTILNSMHKYQPRFHIVRANDILKLPYSTFRTYVFPETDFIAVTAYQNDKITQLKIDHNPFAKGFRDTGNGRREKRKQLALQSMRSYEEQQKKENGTSDDSSGEQSFKCFRQASSPVVSTVGQNNSKDFCDSDEDSDDEDKDGNVKEGPDSSKISTTTEDPKDHDASLSKSLLGESDSVPRRTEKIRDSRQSPITLISSTTRSGEELKSPDHAKTDDCRTLSKENYMPLTVQTDGAAHLNQNHLHNLGFPPGLAGQQFFSHLGGAHPFLLHPGQFSMGGAFSNMAAGMGPLLAAVSSGGVSSLDTSSMTSPSQSLTGTPLPFHLQQHVLASQGLAMSPFGGLFPYPYTYMAAAAASSSVHRHPFLNAVRPRLRYSPYSLPNVPDCTLLTTAVPPVASSAMDLKGDGGTGSLDSESGSVSVSPKPCTEKDSSSELQSIQRLVSGLESKPDRARSVSP